In the genome of Pseudomonadota bacterium, the window TCTTACGACGGAACAGCTCAAGCTGCTCCGTAAATTTGTTAAGGAGTTTTTATCATGAAAAAAGATCATTTTGAAAAACTTGTCGCAAGCATCAAAGAAGCCGGAGAAATCAAAGCCGGACGAAGCACCGCAAGCCGAACATATGAAATAGGGCCACCTGAGATAAAGATAGTACGAGAAAAACTCAATGTCTCTCAAAGTGAATTCGCACTTATGATTGGAGTCAGTATTCGAACATTGCAGAATTGGGAGCAAGGAAGAAGAAAGCCTGAAGGGCCAGCGAAAGCATTGTTGCGAATCGCATCAAGAAATCCCAGTGCTGTCCTTGATGCTTTACATGCCGAATAGCTGGTCAAACATGTCATTTCAGCGGATCGGCAAAGCCGTCCGGTGAATTCTATGGTGTGACACGATGTCGCATAATTGGGGTAGTATTAGACATTCTATACTCCTTATGTCAAGCAAAAATGTGCGAAGTATAATTCAAATATAATCAGCAAAATATACTCTTAGCCAAATTGAGAGAACAGTTCTATTGCTGCACTTTTGGTAATGTGCACTTTGCTTCCGGCGGTTCTCTCATGCTGCGAATTCCTTATCTAATCGTTACGTTTATCCGGCATCCCAGCTATTAGCTGACCACCACATCATTCCTT includes:
- a CDS encoding helix-turn-helix domain-containing protein, with amino-acid sequence MKKDHFEKLVASIKEAGEIKAGRSTASRTYEIGPPEIKIVREKLNVSQSEFALMIGVSIRTLQNWEQGRRKPEGPAKALLRIASRNPSAVLDALHAE